In Gouania willdenowi chromosome 24, fGouWil2.1, whole genome shotgun sequence, a single window of DNA contains:
- the LOC114457404 gene encoding tubulin beta chain-like: MREIVHLQAGQCGNQIGAKFWEVISDEHGIDPTGSYHGDSDLQLERINVYYTEASGGKYVPRAVLVDLEPGTMDSVRSGPFGQIFRPDNFVFGQSGAGNNWAKGHYTEGAELVDSVLDVVRKEAESCDCLQGFQLTHSLGGGTGSGMGTLLISKIREEYPDRIMNTFSVVPSPKVSDTVVEPYNATLSVHQLVENTDETFCIDNEALYDICFRTLKLTTPTYGDLNHLVSATMSGITTCLRFPGQLNADLRKLAVNMVPFPRLHFFMPGFAPLTSRGSQQYRALTVPELTQQMFDAKNMMAACDPRHGRYLTVAAIFRGRMSMKEVDEQMLNVQNKNSSYFVEWIPNNVKTAVCDIPPRGLKMAATFIGNSTAIQELFKRISEQFTAMFRRKAFLHWYTGEGMDEMEFTEAESNMNDLVSEYQQYQEATAEDEGELEDEELEEDLA; encoded by the exons ATGAGGGAAATCGTGCACTTACAGGCAGGCCAGTGTGGCAACCAGATAGGAGCAAAG TTCTGGGAGGTGATCTCTGATGAACATGGTATCGATCCGACCGGTTCTTACCATGGAGACAGTGACCTGCAGCTGGAGCGGATTAACGTCTACTATACCGAGGCCTCAG GGGGGAAATACGTCCCCCGTGCAGTTCTCGTGGACCTGGAGCCTGGTACGATGGACTCAGTGAGGTCTGGACCCTTCGGTCAGATCTTCAGACCAGACAACTTTGTCTTTG GTCAGAGCGGGGCTGGTAACAACTGGGCCAAAGGCCACTACacagagggggcggagctagtGGATTCTGTGCTGGATGTGGTGAGGAAGGAGGCAGAGAGCTGTGACTGTCTGCAGGGGTTCCAGCTGACCCACTCCCTAGGGGGGGGCACCGGGTCAGGCATGGGAACGCTGCTCATCAGTAAGATCAGAGAGGAGTACCCGGACCGCATCATGAACACCTTCAGCGTGGTGCCCTCACCTAAG GTGTCGGACACGGTGGTGGAGCCGTACAACGCCACGCTGTCCGTGCACCAGCTGGTGGAGAACACCGATGAGACATTCTGCATCGACAACGAGGCTCTGTACGACATCTGCTTCCGCACGCTGAAGCTGACCACGCCCACCTACGGCGACCTCAACCACCTTGTGTCGGCCACCATGAGCGGCATCACCACGTGCCTGCGTTTCCCCGGGCAGCTCAACGCCGACCTGAGGAAGCTGGCGGTCAACATGGTGCCGTTTCCCAGGCTGCATTTCTTCATGCCGGGCTTTGCCCCCCTCACCAGTCGGGGCAGCCAGCAGTACCGCGCCCTCACTGTGCCCGAACTCACACAGCAGATGTTCGATGCCAAGAACATGATGGCAGCATGCGACCCGCGCCACGGCCGCTACCTGACAGTGGCGGCCATCTTCAGGGGCCGCATGTCCATGAAAGAGGTGGACGAGCAGATGCTGAACGTGCAGAACAAGAACAGCAGCTACTTCGTGGAGTGGATCCCCAACAATGTGAAGACGGCCGTGTGCGACATCCCCCCCAGGGGACTCAAGATGGCCGCCACCTTCATCGGAAACAGCACCGCCATCCAGGAGCTGTTCAAACGCATCTCTGAGCAGTTCACAGCCATGTTCCGCCGCAAGGCCTTCCTCCACTG GTACACAGGTGAAGGCATGGATGAGATGGAGTTCACTGAGGCTGAGTCCAACATGAACGACTTGGTATCAGAGTACCAGCAGTACCAGGAGGCCACGGCTGAGGACGAGGGGGAGCTGGAGGAcgaggagctggaggaggacCTGGCATAG
- the mep1a.1 gene encoding meprin A, alpha (PABA peptide hydrolase), tandem duplicate 1, with amino-acid sequence MVEKVVLLFGLLVLTSAFTIPDTTAFHEVYENGEDENPLLNIGSDANLIEGDILITSEGRNALADKRYRWKFPIPYILGDDLDLNAKGCVHQAFEMYRLKSCIDFKPYEGEKTYIKFEKRGGCFSKVGDQQTGQILSLGPGCDHKAVIEHELLHALGFYHEQSRTDRDDYVDIWLDQVTPGLEHNFNKYNDDYITDQNTPYDYESVMHYRPFSFNKNDSIPTITTKIPEFFNIIGQYLDFSEMDTLRLNRMYNCSHPLTLLDQCAFENTNICGMIQGSTDDGDWSHVKSSPGSEDHTLLGQCRDAGYYMYFDTRMGEPQQSALLESRTLYPKRKLQCLQFFYKMTGSLKDKLVIWVRMDDGTGTVRKMRKIQTIYADTDHTWKIAHVPMEVGVKFRYAFQSVRGNPSASTGGIYIDDISLTETRCPNAVWRIQNFSRILETADVDTVINSPRFYSPEGYGYGVSVRPLSRYTDFTGNYTALYFHLISGENDVVMQWPAVNKQATLVVMDQDPDVLLRMSTARSLTTDLRATPDGRLYWDNPSKVGKFDATCGCYRGETWGWRNFVKHFDLRRRNYLKNDDLIIFVDFEDITSLIKTEVPVNP; translated from the exons atggtggaaaaggtggtgttATTATTTGGACTGCTGGTTCTGACTTCTGCCTTCACT ATACCAGATACTACAGCATTCCATG AGGTGTATGAGAATGGGGAAGATGAGAATCCTCTTCTAAACATCG GTTCAGACGCCAACCTCATCGAAGGAGATATTCTCATCACTTCT gaaggaaggaacGCCCTCGCTGACAAGAGATACCGATGGAAGTTTCCCATCCCGTATATTTTGGGGGATGATTTGG ACCTTAACGCTAAAGGCTGCGTCCATCAGGCTTTTGAAATGTACCGACTCAAGTCTTGCATTGACTTCAAACCTTATGAAGGAGAGAAGACTTACATCAAGTTTGAAAAGAGAGGAGG GTGTTTCTCTAAAGTTGGAGACCAGCAGACGGGTCAGATCTTGTCTTTGGGACCAGGCTGTGACCACAAGGCAGTGATAGAGCATGAGCTTCTCCATGCTTTAGGCTTTTACCACGAGCAGTCACGTACAGACAGGGATGATTATGTTGATATCTGGCTTGATCAGGTGACACCAG GCCTTGAACATAACTTCAATAAATATAATGATGACTACATTACGGATCAGAACACACCCTATGACTACGAGTCAGTGATGCATTACCGGCCCTTCTCCTTTAATAAGAACGACTCCATCCCCACAATCACCACTAAGATCCCAGAGTTCTTTAACATCATTGGCCAGTACCTGGACTTCAGCGAGATGGACACACTGAGGCTCAACCGCATGTATAACtgct CTCATCCACTCACACTCCTGGATCAGTGTGCGTTTGAGAATACCAACATCTGTGGGATGATCCAAGGCTCTACAGATGATGGGGACTGGTCCCATGTTAAGAGCAGCCCAGGTTCAGAGGATCACACACTCCTGGGACAATGCAGAG ATGCTGGGTACTACATGTACTTTGATACCAGGATGGGGGAGCCTCAGCAGTCTGCTCTGCTGGAGTCTCGGACCCTCTACCCTAAAAGAAAGCTCCAGTGCTTGCAGTTCTTCTACAAGATGACTGGAAGCCTCAAAGACAAGCTGGTGATCTGGGTCAGGATGGATGACGGCACTGGTACCGTCCGTAAAATGAGGAAAATACAGACAATATATG CCGATACCGACCACACATGGAAGATAGCTCATGTACCAATGGAAGTCGGAGTAAAATTCCGTTATGCCTTCCAGTCCGTGCGCGGGAACCCTTCTGCATCTACTGGTGGAATATACATTGATGATATTAGCCTGACTGAAACTCGCTGTCCCAACGCTGTGTGGAGAATCCAAAACTTTTCCAGAATCCTTGAAACTGCAGATGTAGATACAGTCATCAACAGCCCCCGCTTCTACAGTCCAGAGGGCTACGGTTATGGTGTCAGCGTTAGGCCGTTGTCTAGGTACACAGACTTCACAGGCAACTACACGGCACTCTACTTCCACTTGATCAGTGGGGAAAACGACGTGGTGATGCAGTGGCCAGCAGTAAACAAACAGGCTACGTTGGTGGTGATGGACCAGGATCCTGACGTCTTACTAAGGATGTCCACTGCTCGCAGCTTAACCACCGACCTGAGGGCTA CTCCTGATGGGAGGTTATACTGGGACAACCCCTCCAAGGTGGGAAAGTTTGACGCTACCTGTGGCTGCTACAGAGGGGAAACATGGGGCTGGAGAAACTTTGTCAAGCATTTTGATCTCAGACGACGAAATTACCTGAAAAATGACGATCTCATCATCTTCGTTGACTTTGAAG ACATTACATCACTGATTAAGACAGAAGTACCAGTTAACCCATAG